In the Thermomicrobiales bacterium genome, ATGCAGCGCCGAGCGCAGGACGCTATCCAGCAGAATGAATCAGGCGAACGCGAGATCACCTATCGAGACGCGCTCCGCGAAGCCATCACCGAGGAGATGGATCGTGACGAAAATGTCTTCATCATGGGTGAGGATATCGGCGCATACGGCGGCTCCTACGTCGTGACACGCGGATTCCAGGAGCAGTACGGGCGCAAGCGCGTGATCGACACACCGATCGCCGAGCTCGGCCTCGTCGGCATGGCCGTCGGCGCATCAATGGCCGGTCTGCGGCCGATCGTCGAATTGATGACGATCAACTTCTCACTGCTGGCGATCGACCAGATCGTCAACCACGCCGCCAAGATCCACTACATGTTCGACGGCAAGTTCACCGCACCGGTCGTCATCCGCACCGCTTCCGGCTGGGGGCAGCTCGGCGCGACGCACTCGCAGACCTACGAGGGCTGGTTCGCTCACATCCCCGGCCTGCGTGTTGTCATGCCGGCCACGCCGAAGGACGCCAAGGGCTTCCTGAAATCGGCGATACGCGGCAACGACCCGGTGATGTTTATCGAGCACTCGCTCATCTATCGCAATCGCGGGCTGGTCCCCGCCGGCGACTACACGCTGCCGCTTGAGGGCGCAGAGGTGCGCCGCGAGGGCACCGACATCACGATCGTCTCGTGGTCACGCGGGCTGTATCTTGCGCTCGGCGCTGCCGAAGAGCTGGCCGAACAGGGCATCTCCGCCGAAGTCATCGACATGCGCGTGCTGCGCCCGCTGGATGCCGAGACGGTGATCGAATCGGTAAAGAAGACCAGCCGCTGCGTTATCGTAGAAGAGTCGTGGCGCACGATGGGACTCGGCGCTGAGATCGCTGCCGCTGTGCAGGAGCACGCGTTCGATTACCTGGATGCGCCGGTCGGGCGCGTCGGCAGCATTGAAGTGCCGATGCCGTATGCCCGAAACCTTGAGCGACTGGTCATTCCTGGTAAGGACGAGGTCGTCGCCGCAGTCAAGCAGGCGCTGGCGTAACCTCACCCCGCCGCCCAGAGGGCACCCGCCCTCTCCTCCGAGGAGAGGGGGAGATTGAATTGACGGATTACGGGCCCCCGCACGCGGGGGATGGGGAGAGGCAAGAAGATGGCGAAAACGGTCGTCATGCCCCAGATGGGGTACGACATGGACGCCGGAACGCTGCTGCGCTGGCTGAAGAACGTCGGCGACCCGGTCGAGCGCGGCGAGGCCATCGCCGAGATCGAGACCGATAAGGTCAACATCGAGATTGAAGCGTTCGAGGGCGGCGTACTGCGCAAGACGCTGATTACCGAGGGGCAGACGGTCCCGGTCGGCGAGCCGATCGCGATCATCGGCGGCGAAGACGAAGAGATCGCCGAGGAAGAGACCGCACCGAGCGAAGCACCAGCCGAGGCCGCAGCACCCGAGCAGACCGAGCAGCCGGTTGCCGCGGCTCAGCAGGCCGCAAGCGCACCGGCACCGGAACAGCAAGTCGCTGCGCCAGCCACCCAGGCTCCGGCTGCCGAAGCAGCGCCGCAGGTCGAGAGCCGTGAGCCGGGCGAGCGCATCCGCGCCTCACCGCTGGTCCGCCGCCTCGCTGCCGAGCACGAGATCGACCTCTCTCAGGTGCATGGCACTGGCCCACAGGGCCGCATCGTCAAGCGCGACGTCGAGCCATACCTGACTGGCGCGAAGCCGAAGCCACAG is a window encoding:
- a CDS encoding alpha-ketoacid dehydrogenase subunit beta, which gives rise to MASTLAELEEMQRRAQDAIQQNESGEREITYRDALREAITEEMDRDENVFIMGEDIGAYGGSYVVTRGFQEQYGRKRVIDTPIAELGLVGMAVGASMAGLRPIVELMTINFSLLAIDQIVNHAAKIHYMFDGKFTAPVVIRTASGWGQLGATHSQTYEGWFAHIPGLRVVMPATPKDAKGFLKSAIRGNDPVMFIEHSLIYRNRGLVPAGDYTLPLEGAEVRREGTDITIVSWSRGLYLALGAAEELAEQGISAEVIDMRVLRPLDAETVIESVKKTSRCVIVEESWRTMGLGAEIAAAVQEHAFDYLDAPVGRVGSIEVPMPYARNLERLVIPGKDEVVAAVKQALA